TCATGTTTTTATAGTGGAAGGTCGTATTCAATAACTGGATTCGATTTCCAGCATGATCTAGTTCGTCTCATCAATGTAGCCCGTACCATCTTAATTCATAGAATTCAAATCTAGCTGCCGCTGAGCGCCAGTGTAACTGACCCTGGAAATTTGCACGCTGAGAGCACGGAGAAAAATATCAGTCTGATTAATGGTGCGTGTCTGTTCAACCATTAATTACGAGCATTAACCGTGTCCTTGAAAACTTAGGCATTGCTTTGGTGGTGGGCTTGCAGGTGTGTGCGTGCACGATATGTCCGACAAGCAGCATCCTTGACTTTGCTTCCTTTAGATTGGTTCTGGAATATTGTGAGACTTGGTTGTTGTTTCATTCAACTCCCCCCTTAACCACATCGTCGCTTTAGCTCATCTCCGGGAGTAGTGGTTGCTAATACCCACAGCGTGGGCGCGAGTTTGATAGTGTGGTTTGCCTCTGGTCTACTGGCTTGGACAGGGGCAAGCAGTTTCGCTGAACTTGGATCTGCCATTCCTCAAAATGGAGGTGCCCAGGCTTACCTCTCTTACGCTTATGGTCCCCTGGTTTCCTATCTTTTTGCCTGGACAGCAATCATCGCTCTAAAACCAGGTGGGTGTATCCTTCGGTGGCTTCTATTTTTCAAGTAACGCGTAATTGATGGTAACCTTTAGGCGGCAATGCTGTTATCAGCCTCATTTTTGCTGAATATCTGAATCGAATGTTTTGGCACAGTACACAAGCCGATGTATCACCGGATGAAATCCCACAATGGGCAATCAAACTTACTGCAATTGGGGCAATCGTTGTAGTCACGATTCTCTGCGTCGCTGCTAAGAAGCTGGGAACGCGTGTTGCAGTGGTTTTCACAACTGTTAAAGTAAGTACCACAGACAACATTGCCTCAGATATGTCGAAATATAATTGATTTCGATTTCCATCCCAGGTTACTTCTCTTGTATGTTCTGGGACAACACTGAATTTAACTCCCCCACTTATATTTAATTCAAGATTCTTGTGACGGTCTTGGGGATTGTACAACTCGCCCGCGGAAAAGCTTCCAGCTCTCTTCGAGAGCCCCTTTTTGCTGGGTCGAGTACAAGTCCATCGTCGTATTCTCTTGCCTTCTACTCTGGATTATGGGCCTTTGACGGCTGGGATCAAGCTAATTTTGTGGGCGGGGAAATTAGCCACCCGGAAAAAAATATACCGCGTGCTATTCACTCTAGCATGATACTTGTAACCGTACGTCACAAGTATCGATTTTCTAATGTTCAAGGCTTCAAGTATAGTCTAGCTCTTATTCTTGTTAGCTAATATCTCTTATTTTGTTGTTCTGGATAAAGTGCGtacatatttttctccaAAAATTCCGTTTGAAACTCAACGGCCTACTTTAGACTACTGTTGGGCTGAGCAATACTGTGGCGATGGATTTTGGGAGAGCTTTGTTTGGACCCATTGGTGGTACACTGTTTGCATTCATGGTCgcattttcttgttttggAGCCTTGAATGGTTTGTTTGCACCGTTTTATAACACGCGTCACTTAACATTTCGGTTTAGGTTCTTTTTTCACTTCGTCAAGATTGGTGTATGCAGCGAGCCGGGAACGCTATCTGCCGGCGGTGTTCGGTAAACTGCATTCGACTCGCCGGACTCCATTGAATGCTGCGCTTTTACAATCTGGGATCACCATCGCATTCATTTTAATTGGAAGTGGCTTTCGGTCTCTGATCAATTTCTCAGTTGTTGCTTCTTGGGCGTTCTATTTCCTGACGGTCAGCTAATAATTATTGTCATTTCCACCTTGATAAATTGTTGAAGTTTTTTTAGGTTTTGGGTCTAGTGATACTGAGAATCAAAGAACCTATGTTAGAAAGGTATGTGCGAACTAACAGAGAGATTATTATTGTTTCGTCTAATACTTCCATTTAGACCATATAAAACATGGATTATAACTCCCCTCACATTCTGCGGTGTAAGCTTGTCCTTCAAGTCCTTACGATACATTCACCCAAATCTCTTTCAGGTTGCTCTATTCCTTCTTTGCATGCCCATCATAGCTGCTCCTGCAGAGGCTATTGCTGTGTTGGGTATGTCAGATTTCCAATTACTTTATCTGGCTCTTAATGAACTCGCACTTTGTAGCCTTTGTGCTTGCAGGTATTCCTGTATACTATATGACACAATCACCGGAAGACGAAGGGCAATCGCGCATAGCTCGTGAGTTCAAGAAGATTTATATTATCTTCTTTATCTGAATTGTTCCATTAGTATGGTTTGGAAGTCTTATGGATAGACTTCGCGGTCGTTCAAGAGCAGCGGATGGATGGCAAGCAGTCGCTACAGATAATGAAGAGACAATGGAGCTTCGCCCTGCTCGGTAGTGGGAAATACTTCAACACAATACTCACTCACTCCAAATCCAGACGATCCTTACCATACTCGATATAGCGGCGTTAATATCACACATAATCCAGTTTCGCCTACTTAATTAGTTACAAATATATCACCAACAAAACCGTTAAGAGCACCGAGGAAGTGTCGCAGTCAAATCAATCAGTGTGCACTATAAGTTTTACATGAATTTCGGATGACATACGGACCATGTGTTGACCATGTGGGTATTTATTCTCGTCGAAAGCCTAAGGTAGCCTAAGGTCCCCTGGGCCCTTTTCCTTCCGAGATGTTGCGCCGAGATAACTAGACAAGTTTATCCTGCTGACTAGATCCTTGTTACAGACACAGCTTGTATCTATCATACAACTGTCTGTCATAGCAGCCTTTCGAGATCACGTCAACTGCCGATTTCGGACTGGTCACCACGGCCAACCGCGTTATAAAGCAACCTTTCCTTGTTTACTAACCCATATCATCTCTCTACACCTACTACGCAGAGACCGCTTCTTTGTGAGCCCTTACGTCCCATCGAGTTTACAATACTGGCTAACGATTTTGATGTCTTTCCTTATCAGAGATTATAATGGTGTGGCCCCTATTCAGGTTCTAAGTATTAGTAACTATACTAACTATTCAACGATTACGCGCAGAGTGAGCATACCTACAAATTCGATGTCAAGGTATGCATAGGGGAtttatcttccttcctaACTGTCTACCGGGCAAAATTAACGAGTGTTACTAGATGACTTGCTCTGGCTGCTCCGGCGCCGTCACTCGCGTTCTCGAGAAGGCCAAAGCCGACGGTACGCCCTCGAGTCTGTTTTGACACATGATTTATTCACATCGCATGTGCAAAGGTGTTTCCTCGTTCACGGTGAACCTTGAGACCCAGGAGGTTCTTGTCAATGGTACTCTTCCCTACGACGACGTTCTTGCCAGGATTAAGAAGACGGGAAAAGAGGTCTGTCTTTCGGTAGTTCTGATGGCCACGATCTTAACATAACCTACGTTGCTTGACAGGTTCGTTCTGGAACAGTAGTAGCTTGACAAAGCTGTTATATAAATTTGTATTATATCGCGCGATGAATGTTACACTGTGTTCAATATTTACCTCGTTGGACGCATGTATAAAATCTGAGGCATAGATTAGATTCGTTTTCATTATTCCGTTCTTCACAAGGGACTATAAACATGGTCGTTCATAGGCTTACTGGTCCTTTTTGGCTTTCACTCCTCGGTCAACACATCGGAATTTGCGACTTGGAACTACCAGTTGGTTGCCAGTGTGGACAAGGTCAACAGATTCTTCCGTTGAAATGGCGGATCGCGTCACTCGGTTAAAAAGTTTTGATGGCTAGCGGGCCGTCCGCAATCAATTGCTCTCTGTCTGCAGTTGGTGCACGGTTGTCCTGCTGTCCACGGGTTAACTTCACCCTCCTTCAATGCCAATGCTCCCCGGTCCTTCCTCATGTCTTAACCGAGCGAAGAAATTCTATACAGCTCAACTGAGCGGTTTGAATGCGTTGAAAAGAACAAGGGTTTTTCATGCTTCGAGTGTCCACCACGACCTTGTCGCACCGCCAGATCCAGTTTCTCATATGCGCCCTATCATATACGATGACCCTCCTTTACCGCAGTCTGGATACATACGACATCCGTACTCTCTTGCAGAATTTAGAACTGCTGGGACAGGTCAAGGAGATAACGAATTACAGTTTCGTTTATTGCGACAGCAGCTTGACGCACTGCATCAAAATTTCTGGTTGGATGTGAGTGGACTAAAATAACCTTTGTCGCAACTTCAATAACGGTTCCAACAAGAGCAACACGCGATTCTATGCAGCCAGAGACGCTGTGGTTAGCAGCTTACCTGCGACAGCAACACCTCGGGATAAAGAGGAGGCACTCTCTGCATTCTTCAGACAATGGGTTATGCAAGAGAAAGACTGGACGGATAGTTACACAGCCGAGTGGAGGGCAAGAAACTTTCAGTTGATCGCTCTTTCAGCGCGTGTGGAAtatcaaaaaatgaagaatcGACTATCTAGCTTGTTCAAAACCAGCCAATAGAATCAAATACGTGTCTAATCCCCGTTCAACCTTCTGtcagcttcttcttccgctAGCTGTTTGATGCGATCGTAGA
This Psilocybe cubensis strain MGC-MH-2018 chromosome 3, whole genome shotgun sequence DNA region includes the following protein-coding sequences:
- a CDS encoding b(0,+)-type amino acid transporter 1, whose product is MSNSARDDYVVLKNSMTFPPSPPLSRHSNDSDDSLRALEVSHGPASTSHRAGRGRSYSITGFDFQHDLLPLSASVTDPGNLHAESTEKNISLINGIALVVGLQIGSGIFSSPGVVVANTHSVGASLIVWFASGLLAWTGASSFAELGSAIPQNGGAQAYLSYAYGPLVSYLFAWTAIIALKPGGNAVISLIFAEYLNRMFWHSTQADVSPDEIPQWAIKLTAIGAIVVVTILCVAAKKLGTRVAVVFTTVKILVTVLGIVQLARGKASSSLREPLFAGSSTSPSSYSLAFYSGLWAFDGWDQANFVGGEISHPEKNIPRAIHSSMILVTLLFLLANISYFVVLDKTTVGLSNTVAMDFGRALFGPIGGTLFAFMVAFSCFGALNGSFFTSSRLVYAASRERYLPAVFGKLHSTRRTPLNAALLQSGITIAFILIGSGFRSLINFSVVASWAFYFLTVLGLVILRIKEPMLERPYKTWIITPLTFCGVALFLLCMPIIAAPAEAIAVLAFVLAGIPVYYMTQSPEDEGQSRIALWFGSLMDRLRGRSRAADGWQAVATDNEETMELRPARDRFFSEHTYKFDVKMTCSGCSGAVTRVLEKAKADGVSSFTVNLETQEVLVNGTLPYDDVLARIKKTGKEVRSGTVVA